In a genomic window of Brettanomyces nanus chromosome 1, complete sequence:
- a CDS encoding uncharacterized protein (EggNog:ENOG41) — MPSSDPSTGIEAKEFEEPKQPVQKHPRQVTTGPVTGSLEGSLEGSLPGSISGSFKAASRPSATPIPHQGMSTLTRLIHEHKVMPQSASSVTAATSGSNPALSLSSSSAGIQQNEYTKTITTTVSLKDISPDEEDNGDGNGFVHVISANANTTDDEADVDDELTYDPRITPQNDRRKSTITRVTSGNGANNIGGISPTINYHAIPVRVNTNFTSDNPAVEARTPGGISSHTGSYYPRQSPGSVSSLRRAGSYLSGSYTSLSNMIPYSAPGTKNEHLSSSISSISNFLMPSNGQIITGNHISSPTVTSPTQLDARFIVSKQKIQKTQVIPSKSSSSLANFFSRSRRGTVNNFDQSMPSSPSANHLHTYDVSHSPSSSQSSTESNNSALTTRHSSMADLRHFFKKSLSFNASSPLSTSPSSPHVSKLSAGLVAQRQMSISGQHISAQNNSPVSQSPHSLHMRSNFFLEQPPQPSPAYSPSYRASPQDDIGTSLTAYQQSPGGNPIGVTALPSSLGSSITSGLTASASTSATGLSSYQVSVGGNMTPEIPFNKRYTKFGDNLGQGAGGMVKLVKRVRDGKVFAVKEFRSRFPHEGKRDYTKKITSEYCIGSTLKHPNVIETIEIAYESDHMYQVMEYCDYDLFAIVMSSKMSTDEINCCFKQILNGVRYIHSIGLAHRDLKLDNCVVSKEGIVKIIDFGSSVVFQYPLSQNLVEASGIVGSDPYLAPEVCVFSKYDPRPVDIWSCAIIYCCMVLKKFPWKVPKLSDSSFKMFASREPGVTFGELLKRVPPPPSYDELEEDAEIIDAKSASTISDTDIVHQRSKLNAYAEPVVSKKSSEGSDCSPTSIKDQSPSDNDSNDTAAAKHTSNVMGEDRLLDALPEEVRPLIGKMVQLAPACRVSIDDCFNDSWFSQVETCRVVDENGEDSCDGELMTARNHTHTQVDQSVAHIAALERNRRKNKK; from the coding sequence ATGCCTTCATCTGATCCCTCGACTGGGATTGAGGCCAAGGAATTCGAAGAGCCTAAACAACCTGTGCAAAAGCACCCCAGACAGGTCACTACTGGTCCTGTTACAGGCTCTCTTGAGGGCTCTCTTGAGGGCTCTCTCCCGGGTTCCATTTCAGGATCCTTCAAAGCTGCTTCAAGACCTTCCGCTACTCCTATTCCACATCAAGGCATGTCCACTCTCACTAGGCTTATTCATGAACATAAGGTGATGCCTCAGAGTGCTTCTTCCGTGACGGCCGCAACTTCTGGCTCCAATCCTGCATTGTCtttatcttcctcttcagcGGGTATCCAACAAAATGAATACACTAAAACCATCACTACCACTGTTTCTCTTAAAGACATTTCTCcagatgaggaagataaCGGAGATGGTAATGGCTTTGTACACGTCATCAGTGCCAATGCTAATACTACTGATGATGAGGCCGATGTCGATGACGAGTTGACCTACGATCCACGCATAACACCTCAGAATGATCGCAGAAAGAGTACCATCACGCGGGTTACCAGTGGAAATGGTGCCAATAATATTGGTGGAATCTCTCCAACCATCAATTACCATGCTATACCTGTCAGAGTGAACACTAATTTCACTTCGGATAACCCAGCTGTGGAGGCAAGGACCCCGGGAGGAATCTCGTCCCACACTGGTAGCTATTATCCACGGCAATCTCCTGGTTCTGTTTCATCCCTGCGCAGAGCTGGCTCCTATTTATCTGGATCCTACACTTCTCTTTCGAATATGATTCCTTACTCTGCACCTGGTACCAAAAACGAACATTTGAGCTCCTCGATCTCTTCCATAAGTAACTTTCTCATGCCTTCTAATGGCCAGATCATAACAGGTAATCATATCTCGTCTCCCACTGTGACCTCGCCCACCCAACTCGATGCTAGATTCATTGTCTCCAAAcagaagatccagaaaaCTCAGGTGATTCCTTCAAAATCCAGCAGTTCTTtagccaacttcttttcgaGGTCTCGCCGTGGTACCGTAAACAATTTTGATCAATCAATGCCCTCTTCTCCTTCGGCAAATCACCTTCATACTTACGATGTGTCACATTCTCCATCCTCTTCGCAATCCAGTACAGAAAGTAACAACAGCGCTTTAACGACTCGTCATTCATCCATGGCAGATTTGCGCCATTTCTTTAAAAAGTCATTGTCCTTTAACGCCAGCTCTCCTCTGTCAACTTCCCCTTCTTCACCGCACGTCTCAAAGTTGAGTGCCGGGTTAGTGGCACAACGTCAGATGAGTATATCGGGTCAGCATATTTCAGCACAGAACAATTCTCCAGTGTCTCAATCTCCTCACTCGTTGCATATGAGATCCAACTTTTTTCTGGAACAACCTCCTCAGCCTTCCCCTGCTTATAGTCCCTCTTATAGAGCATCCCCTCAGGACGATATTGGCACCTCTTTAACAGCTTATCAACAATCGCCTGGTGGTAACCCCATCGGTGTTACTGCACTTCCAAGTTCCTTAGGCTCCTCTATTACCTCGGGTCTCACTGCATCTGCATCTACCTCCGCCACAGGCCTATCATCTTATCAGGTATCTGTAGGCGGTAATATGACCCCCGAGATTCCTTTCAATAAGAGATACACTAAATTTGGTGATAATTTGGGTCAAGGAGCTGGTGGTATGGTGAAGTTGGTCAAACGAGTTAGGGACGGAAAAGTGTTTGCTGTAAAGGAGTTTCGCTCGAGATTTCCTCATGAAGGCAAAAGGGACTACACAAAGAAGATCACCAGCGAATATTGCATTGGTTCTACATTAAAGCATCCAAACGTTATTGAGACTATTGAAATTGCATATGAGAGTGATCACATGTATCAGGTGATGGAGTACTGTGATTATGATCTCTTTGCTATCGTCATGTCCTCCAAGATGAGCACTGATGAAATTAATTGTTGCTTCAAACAGATACTCAACGGTGTCCGGTACATCCACTCTATTGGTTTGGCTCACAGAGATCTCAAATTGGATAACTGTGTTGTTAGTAAGGAAGGTATAGTAAAGATCATCGACTTTGGTTCTTCCGTGGTGTTCCAGTATCCACTGTCCCAAAATCTTGTGGAGGCCTCTGGAATAGTTGGATCTGATCCCTATCTAGCCCCCGAGGTGTGCGTGTTCTCGAAGTATGATCCAAGACCAGTAGATATCTGGTCATGTGCTATCATTTATTGCTGTATGGTGCTCAAAAAGTTCCCATGGAAAGTTCCAAAGCTTAGTGATAGCAGCTTTAAGATGTTTGCGTCAAGAGAGCCTGGTGTTACGTTTGGGGAGCTTTTGAAGAGGgttcctcctcctccttcttatGATGAgttagaagaagatgccGAGATAATCGACGCCAAATCCGCTTCTACTATATCGGATACTGACATAGTGCACCAGAGATCGAAACTGAATGCGTATGCAGAGCCCGTagtttcaaagaaatcttcAGAAGGCTCTGATTGTTCACCTACTTCAATCAAGGATCAATCACCCAGCGATAATGATTCCAATgatactgctgctgccaaGCATACCTCCAATGTGATGGGAGAAGATAGGTTACTTGATGCGCTGCCTGAGGAAGTTCGTCCGTTGATTGGAAAGATGGTTCAACTTGCACCGGCCTGCAGAGTATCTATAGACGACTGTTTCAATGACTCCTGGTTCAGTCAAGTGGAGACTTGCCGTGTGGTTGACGAGAATGGAGAGGACTCATGTGATGGTGAGCTAATGACTGCCAGAAACCATACGCACACACAGGTTGACCAGAGTGTTGCACATATTGCTGCTTTAGAGAGAAACCGGCgtaaaaataaaaaataa
- a CDS encoding uncharacterized protein (MEROPS:MER0002652) produces MSTPKTKQGKETYLSPLIDKLLSVPLTFKAAQYPDTVNIKPSSYVTFNTSTPIHQEKEAQIDNPRENKGSMTRPKSVAEAVAQYTGRKFLSKRERKDVKRDAKRKKEEQKKVIESKEEEEDDDSESDEDFQTADEDTEESEDEENNGNLSGDSEEEEEEEEEDTDRLKSDLKKDIYADSDSDDENEEIEGKEKEEEEEEEGNYNDDAGLNDDEILKSKETPPTSPEDDLAKSISLQARIPSDQFYDLNEEDEDRGSNGCNRLYKSWREFKDRPPSVGLLNHGVTCYMNSAVQAMCHIPALMHYLVEVHYDKHTDVIKPNSVTRVLADTVCKMCQMDRKGNRKVLYINPKKLIRKLSDINCTMSEWQQEDSHEYFMSLMSRLQEESTPKGVKLNKSIIYDIFGGLLNQTVTCRNCGHISTTQQEFYDLSLGLENKRRRASNLLSVQQMSQLRKQIGANDDTGKTAKTQLSELLRQRILLAKEENKIQQEESRQSSKETTPQQQEEKQKSQSVEGNDQNSSQAADSKPSDNRQHPGHGAEPSSVYFIENSIKYFFSPEMLRTDKRDRSGYVCENCKKTTAAVKVSTIERAPETLAIHLKRFRFNGTSSMKVKAKVAYPEVLDLSEYTTSMKTPTRYKLIAVILHQGRSVSSGHYIAHCRQPDGTWATYDDEYVNRIKPAEALSDPSAYVLFYSRLTHKSVKIDKEGDADDDDDTNDADDKDNNRKRKVEADVSDSTALSQKTRRKRNRRR; encoded by the coding sequence ATGTCAACACCAAAGACAAAGCagggaaaagaaacgtACCTTTCTCCTCTGATCGACAAGTTACTTTCCGTGCCGCTTACATTCAAAGCTGCACAATATCCAGACACTGTGAACATCAAACCGTCATCCTACGTTACGTTCAATACATCTACGCCTATACACcaggaaaaagaagcacaAATTGACAATCCGCGTGAAAACAAAGGTAGTATGACAAGGCCTAAATCTGTTGCAGAGGCTGTTGCACAATATACAGGACGAAAGTTTTTATCTAAGAGGGAGAGAAAGGATGTTAAAAGAGACGCTAAAcgaaagaaggaggagcaaaagaaggtgattgAAAGcaaggaagaggaagaagatgatgattcagaGAGCGACGAAGATTTTCAAACTGCTGAtgaagatacagaagagtcagaagatgaagagaacaaTGGGAATCTGAGTGGGGActccgaagaagaagaagaagaagaagaagaagatacgGACCGTTTGAAAAGTGACCTCAAGAAAGATATTTACGCAGATAGTGACAGCGATGACgagaatgaagagatagagggaaaggaaaaagaagaagaagaggaagaagaaggtaaTTACAACGACGATGCTGGCTTGaacgatgatgaaattCTCAAATCTAAAGAGACCCCTCCTACATCacctgaagatgatttggCAAAAAGCATATCACTACAGGCAAGAATTCCTTCAGATCAATTTTATGACCTCAACGAAGAGGACGAAGACCGAGGATCAAACGGTTGCAATCGGTTGTACAAGTCATGGAGGGAATTCAAAGATCGTCCTCCAAGTGTAGGTCTCCTTAATCATGGTGTCACGTGCTACATGAATTCTGCAGTGCAAGCTATGTGTCACATTCCTGCATTAATGCATTATCTCGTTGAAGTTCATTATGATAAGCACACTGATGTAATCAAACCAAACTCAGTGACGAGGGTTCTCGCTGACACCGTATGCAAAATGTGCCAAATGGACAGAAAGGGTAATCGAAAGGTTCTCTATATTAATCCAAAGAAACTCATTCGAAAGTTGAGCGACATCAACTGCACGATGTCGGAATGGCAACAGGAGGATTCCCATGAATATTTTATGTCTCTTATGTCGAGATTGCAAGAGGAATCCACTCCTAAAGGCGTCAAGCTTAATAAAAGCATTATCTACGATATCTTTGGAGGCCTTCTTAATCAGACTGTGACTTGTCGAAACTGTGGCCACATTTCTACAACCCAACAGGAGTTCTATGATCTCTCTCTTGGTcttgaaaataaaagaCGTCGAGCCAGTAATCTGCTAAGTGTCCAACAAATGTCACAGCTACGGAAACAGATCGGAGCCAATGATGATACAGGAAAAACTGCCAAGACGCAACTGTCTGAGTTGTTGAGGCAGAGAATCCTGCTTGCTAAAGAGGAGAACAAAATCCAGCAAGAAGAATCTAGACAGAGTTCCAAGGAGACTACaccacaacaacaagagGAGAAACAGAAATCTCAATCTGTTGAGGGTAACGACCAAAATTCATCACAGGCCGCAGATTCAAAGCCGTCTGATAATCGACAACACCCTGGACATGGCGCAGAACCATCTTCTGTTTACTTTATCGAAAACTCTATCAAatacttcttttctccagaAATGCTCCGAACGGACAAACGTGATCGAAGTGGATACGTGTGTGAAAACTGTAAGAAGACTACAGCAGCAGTCAAGGTGTCCACAATTGAACGAGCACCAGAAACTTTAGCCATCCATCTTAAGCGTTTCAGGTTTAACGGCACCTCGTCGATGAAAGTCAAGGCCAAGGTCGCCTATCCTGAGGTGTTGGACCTTTCGGAGTACACCACATCTATGAAAACACCGACGAGGTACAAATTGATTGCTGTCATCCTACATCAGGGTAGATCTGTTTCCTCAGGGCACTACATTGCGCACTGCCGTCAACCGGATGGCACGTGGGCCACCTacgatgatgaatatgtGAACAGGATTAAACCAGCGGAAGCGTTAAGCGATCCAAGCGCTTACGTGCTATTTTATAGTAGACTAACGCATAAGAGCGTCAAGATAGATAAAGAGGGCGACGctgacgacgatgacgacACTAACGACGCTGACGACAAAGAcaacaacagaaagagaaaagtGGAAGCAGATGTTTCCGACTCGACCGCACTGAGTCAGAAAACTAGAAGAAAGCGTAATCGTCGCCGTTGA
- the ANB1 gene encoding translation initiation factor eIF5A (BUSCO:EOG093441A7), with product MTEEEHNFEVADAGSSLTYPLQCSALRKGGFVVIKGRPCKVVGMSTSKTGKHGHAKVHLVGLDIFTQRKYEDLSPSTHNVEVPFVKRTELELLDIDDGYLNMMTDSGETKQDVKAPEGDLGDKLQADFDDGKEIVVTIVSALDEEACISYREAPSS from the exons Atgactgaagaagaa CACAACTTTGAGGTTGCCGACGCTGGCTCCTCTTTGACATACCCTCTGCAGTGTTCCGCCTTGAGAAAGGGCGGTTTCGTTGTTATCAAGGGCAGACCATGCAAGGTTGTTGGCATGTCTACCTCTAAAACTGGTAAGCATGGTCACGCTAAGGTCCATTTGGTTGGTTTAGATATTTTCACTCAAAGAAAGTACGAGGATTTGTCTCCATCTACTCATAACGTTGAGGTTCCTTTCGTTAAGAGAACCGAACTTGAGTTGTTAGACATCGATGATGGTTACTTGAACATGATGACTGACTCTGGTGAGACTAAGCAAGATGTTAAGGCCCCGGAGGGAGATTTGGGAGACAAACTACAGGCCgactttgatgatggtaagGAAATTGTCGTTACCATTGTCTCTGCTCTGGACGAGGAGGCTTGCATCTCCTACAGAGAAGCTCCTTCCTCTTAA